The following proteins are co-located in the Planococcus plakortidis genome:
- the argS gene encoding arginine--tRNA ligase produces the protein MNAVEQVQQNIKQAIAEAVQKAGLTEEPVQVQLESPRDKANGDYATNVAMQLTKLAKKPPRAIAEAIVENLDTQSANIEKVDIAGPGFINIIIKKDYLNDVIKTVLEQGAEYGRSNSGNSERIQVEFVSANPTGDLHLGHARGSSVGDSLCNILDLAGYDVSREYYINDAGNQINNLALSIEGRYFEALGKGESMPEDGYRGQDIIDIAAALVEEHGDKFLHMTEQERYKAFREHGLKVELAKLQKDLADFRVHFDVWYSETSLYENGKIDAALKKLRDNGHIYEEDGATWFRSTTFGDDKDRVLIKNDGTYTYLTPDIAYHEDKIQRGFDKLINIWGADHHGYIPRMKAAIEALGYDRDTLEVSIIQMVQLYKDGEKMKMSKRTGKAVTMRELVELVGLDAVRYFFAMRSGDSHMDFDLDLAVSQSNENPVYYSQYAHARICSILRQAAEQDFTASTEHLELLAHEKEIEVLKKIGDFPQVIADAAKLRAPHRVTTYIHELASSFHSFYNANKVLDASNEDLTRARLALIEGVKTTLANALKTVGVQAPEKM, from the coding sequence ATGAACGCAGTAGAACAAGTACAGCAAAACATTAAACAGGCGATCGCCGAAGCGGTCCAAAAAGCGGGGCTTACAGAAGAACCGGTCCAGGTCCAATTGGAGTCGCCGAGAGATAAAGCAAACGGCGATTATGCGACGAACGTGGCGATGCAATTGACGAAACTCGCGAAAAAGCCGCCGCGCGCGATCGCCGAAGCTATCGTAGAAAACCTGGATACTCAGTCGGCGAATATCGAGAAAGTCGATATCGCAGGCCCTGGTTTCATTAATATCATCATCAAGAAAGATTATTTGAACGATGTCATCAAGACGGTCCTTGAGCAGGGCGCAGAATACGGCCGTTCGAACTCAGGCAACAGCGAGCGCATCCAAGTGGAATTCGTCTCGGCGAATCCGACAGGCGATCTTCATTTGGGACACGCCCGCGGCTCTTCTGTCGGGGACTCCCTGTGCAATATCCTGGACCTTGCAGGCTATGATGTATCCCGTGAATATTACATCAACGATGCAGGGAACCAGATCAATAACCTGGCCTTGTCGATCGAAGGGCGTTATTTCGAAGCGCTTGGGAAAGGCGAAAGCATGCCAGAAGATGGCTACCGCGGACAGGACATCATCGATATCGCAGCGGCGCTTGTTGAAGAGCATGGCGATAAATTCCTCCATATGACAGAACAGGAACGTTACAAAGCCTTCCGTGAGCACGGCTTGAAAGTGGAACTCGCGAAACTGCAGAAAGACTTGGCTGATTTTCGTGTCCATTTTGATGTGTGGTATTCGGAAACCTCCCTTTATGAAAACGGCAAGATTGATGCGGCCCTGAAAAAACTGCGCGACAATGGCCATATTTACGAAGAAGACGGTGCGACTTGGTTCCGCTCGACGACATTCGGCGATGACAAAGACCGCGTGCTCATCAAGAACGACGGCACGTACACATATTTGACGCCGGATATCGCTTACCATGAAGACAAAATCCAGCGCGGCTTCGACAAGCTCATCAATATTTGGGGAGCTGACCATCATGGGTATATCCCGCGCATGAAAGCGGCGATCGAAGCGCTTGGCTATGACCGCGATACGCTCGAAGTGAGCATCATCCAAATGGTGCAATTGTATAAAGACGGCGAAAAGATGAAGATGAGCAAACGTACCGGCAAAGCCGTCACGATGCGCGAATTGGTCGAATTGGTCGGCCTTGATGCGGTCCGTTACTTCTTTGCGATGCGCTCTGGCGATTCGCATATGGACTTCGACTTGGATTTGGCCGTATCCCAGTCCAACGAGAACCCGGTTTATTATTCCCAGTACGCGCATGCGCGCATCTGCTCGATTTTGCGCCAGGCTGCTGAACAGGACTTCACCGCTTCAACTGAGCATCTGGAACTGTTGGCACACGAAAAAGAAATCGAAGTTCTGAAGAAGATCGGCGATTTCCCGCAAGTCATCGCAGACGCCGCGAAACTTCGCGCGCCTCACCGTGTCACGACATATATCCACGAATTGGCTTCGAGCTTCCACAGCTTCTATAATGCCAATAAAGTGCTCGATGCCAGCAACGAAGACTTGACGCGTGCACGCCTTGCCTTGATCGAAGGGGTTAAGACAACACTCGCAAACGCCCTGAAGACCGTCGGCGTCCAAGCTCCTGAAAAAATGTAG
- a CDS encoding DUF1934 domain-containing protein — protein MKKSVKIKLTTVIRQPGAEDQVMELRSEGVLTEKNGRRYLQYDERQDDLDIRTTVKLGETDAVVMRSGGLQMRLPFLLDKEQTGNLRHGEESFMLTTKAHELIMTESRFKVRYDLALGNDFAGEYEMEIQFTEGTR, from the coding sequence ATGAAGAAATCGGTGAAAATCAAATTGACGACGGTCATCCGCCAGCCGGGTGCCGAAGATCAAGTGATGGAACTGCGTTCAGAAGGCGTTCTGACCGAAAAAAACGGTCGCCGCTATCTACAATACGATGAGCGGCAGGACGATCTCGATATCCGGACAACGGTCAAACTCGGTGAAACAGATGCTGTCGTGATGCGCAGCGGAGGCTTGCAGATGCGCCTGCCATTCCTATTGGATAAGGAACAGACCGGCAATTTGCGCCACGGGGAAGAATCGTTCATGCTCACGACCAAAGCGCACGAACTCATCATGACGGAAAGCCGTTTCAAGGTGCGCTACGATTTAGCGTTAGGAAACGACTTTGCCGGCGAATACGAGATGGAAATACAGTTTACGGAGGGAACCAGATGA
- the speB gene encoding agmatinase — MRFDETYSGKVFIKSHPNYEESKAVLYGMPMDWTVSYRPGSRFGPNKIREVSIGLEEYSPYLDRELEDVKFFDAGDIPLPFGNPEKSLLEIETYVHTLLADGKIPMGMGGEHLVSLPVMKAVASKYDDLAIIHFDAHTDLRENYEGEEYSHSTPIRKIADHIGPKNVYSFGIRSGMKEEFEWAKEQGMHLYKFEVLEPLKQVLPTLDGRPVYITIDMDVLDPAHAPGTGTVDAGGITSRELLASIHAIAASGVNVVGFDLVELAPVYDHSDQTANTASKLIREMILGWVK; from the coding sequence ATGCGCTTTGACGAAACTTATTCAGGAAAAGTATTCATCAAAAGCCATCCGAATTACGAAGAGTCGAAAGCAGTCCTTTACGGCATGCCGATGGACTGGACCGTCAGCTACCGCCCGGGATCGCGTTTTGGCCCGAATAAAATCCGCGAAGTCTCGATTGGGCTGGAAGAATACAGCCCGTACCTGGACCGCGAGCTTGAAGATGTGAAATTTTTCGATGCGGGAGATATCCCACTGCCATTCGGCAATCCGGAAAAATCTCTTCTCGAGATCGAGACTTATGTGCACACGTTGTTGGCTGACGGGAAAATCCCAATGGGCATGGGCGGCGAGCATTTGGTGTCGCTGCCGGTCATGAAGGCGGTCGCGAGCAAATACGACGATCTTGCCATCATCCATTTCGATGCCCATACCGATCTCCGTGAAAACTACGAAGGCGAAGAATATTCGCATTCAACGCCGATCCGTAAAATTGCCGATCACATCGGCCCGAAAAACGTATACTCGTTCGGCATCCGTTCAGGAATGAAAGAAGAATTCGAATGGGCGAAAGAGCAAGGCATGCATTTGTACAAATTCGAAGTGCTCGAGCCGTTGAAACAAGTTCTGCCGACACTCGACGGCCGTCCGGTCTATATCACAATTGATATGGACGTGCTCGACCCGGCACATGCACCGGGGACAGGAACAGTCGACGCAGGCGGCATCACATCGCGCGAACTGCTTGCTTCGATCCATGCCATCGCAGCATCGGGCGTCAACGTCGTCGGCTTCGACCTCGTTGAACTCGCGCCAGTTTACGATCATTCCGATCAAACAGCGAACACCGCAAGCAAACTCATCCGCGAAATGATCCTTGGGTGGGTTAAATAA
- the speE gene encoding spermidine synthase has product MAGFWYTEKQTENFGITMKINKTLHTEQTDFQYLEMAETAEWGNMLFLDGMVMTSEKDEFVYHEMVAHVPLFTHPNPENVLVVGGGDGGVIREILKHPSVKKATLVDIDGKVIEYSKKFLPSIASGLEDARVEVIVGDGFMHIAESENEFDVIMVDSTEPVGPAVNLFSKGFYAGISKALKEDGIFVAQSDNPWFTPDLIKQVQSDVREIFPITKLYLANIPTYPSGLWSFTIGSKKYNPLEVPAERFHDIETKYYTPELHNAAFVLPKFVKDLTGE; this is encoded by the coding sequence ATGGCAGGATTCTGGTATACCGAAAAACAAACCGAAAACTTCGGGATTACAATGAAAATCAATAAAACGCTTCATACAGAACAAACAGATTTCCAATATTTAGAAATGGCTGAAACAGCCGAATGGGGCAATATGCTGTTCTTGGATGGCATGGTCATGACTTCTGAAAAAGACGAATTCGTCTACCACGAAATGGTGGCGCACGTGCCTTTGTTCACGCACCCAAACCCGGAGAACGTATTGGTTGTCGGCGGAGGAGACGGAGGCGTCATCCGTGAAATCCTGAAACACCCTTCTGTCAAAAAAGCGACGCTTGTCGATATCGACGGCAAAGTCATCGAGTACTCGAAAAAATTCTTGCCATCGATCGCATCCGGTTTGGAAGATGCGCGCGTTGAAGTGATCGTCGGCGACGGCTTCATGCACATCGCGGAATCGGAAAACGAATTCGACGTCATCATGGTCGATTCCACTGAACCGGTCGGGCCGGCAGTGAATTTGTTCTCGAAAGGCTTCTACGCTGGCATCTCGAAAGCCTTGAAAGAAGACGGCATCTTTGTGGCACAATCGGACAACCCGTGGTTCACGCCGGATTTGATCAAGCAAGTGCAAAGCGATGTCAGAGAGATTTTCCCAATCACGAAATTATACCTCGCGAACATCCCGACGTACCCAAGCGGTTTGTGGTCGTTCACGATCGGTTCGAAAAAATACAACCCGCTGGAAGTGCCGGCTGAGCGATTCCACGATATCGAAACAAAATATTACACGCCGGAACTGCACAACGCGGCATTCGTTTTGCCGAAATTCGTGAAAGATTTGACGGGTGAATAA
- a CDS encoding YwhD family protein — MANEEKPKKKLGFTIIKDDPTDGHKGYGIGSLSLENVSPLIIDVEEQDAVLDIGAMHARSQTERGIKFTTNRADSAGGKDYWLVWITIDFNPAGPYYAGVTACEMVVNREKRRGYKILADHVNLMDKSMKRKIIVDHMDAPSKKVLADYLKTHNPEMWERSSEQLHNDLAQ, encoded by the coding sequence ATGGCAAATGAAGAGAAACCGAAAAAGAAATTGGGATTCACCATCATAAAAGACGATCCAACTGACGGACACAAGGGCTATGGCATCGGTTCCCTATCACTTGAGAACGTTTCGCCGCTCATCATCGACGTCGAAGAACAGGACGCGGTGCTCGATATCGGCGCGATGCATGCAAGGAGCCAGACCGAACGCGGCATCAAATTCACGACCAATCGCGCAGACTCCGCTGGCGGAAAAGATTATTGGCTTGTATGGATCACCATCGACTTCAATCCGGCAGGGCCTTACTATGCGGGCGTCACGGCATGTGAAATGGTCGTCAACCGCGAAAAGCGCCGCGGCTATAAAATACTGGCCGACCACGTCAATCTGATGGACAAATCGATGAAGCGCAAAATCATCGTCGACCATATGGATGCGCCGTCGAAAAAAGTGCTCGCCGATTATTTGAAGACCCACAATCCGGAAATGTGGGAACGCAGCTCGGAACAATTGCACAATGACCTCGCGCAATAA
- a CDS encoding 2-hydroxymuconate tautomerase, with product MPYVTVKMIEGRTAEQKRALVEKVTAAVSETTGAPTEKVVVFLEDLKKSEYAVNGKLLSEE from the coding sequence ATGCCATACGTAACTGTAAAAATGATCGAAGGACGCACCGCTGAACAAAAACGCGCGCTTGTCGAGAAAGTGACGGCCGCTGTTTCCGAAACGACCGGTGCACCGACAGAAAAAGTTGTCGTCTTCCTCGAAGACTTGAAGAAAAGCGAGTACGCGGTCAACGGCAAGCTGTTGAGCGAAGAGTAG
- a CDS encoding YwgA family protein, with product MLQEHARIVDFIATAEGVTGRKKLQKMVYIMKKLNVPFKEKYEFHIYGPYSEELTARIEELCDMGFLSEALEDKGSYVQYKYDVTDEGMEFRNAVGASIPKNPEVAALLNAQSARFLELASTLLYFGHLERGEQIAKLHSVKGKLNFTEAEIGEAYRFLDELEQLKLS from the coding sequence TTGCTCCAAGAACACGCAAGAATCGTCGATTTCATCGCGACGGCCGAAGGAGTGACCGGCCGCAAAAAACTGCAGAAAATGGTCTATATCATGAAAAAGCTCAATGTGCCGTTCAAAGAGAAGTACGAATTCCATATTTACGGCCCGTACTCGGAAGAATTGACGGCACGCATCGAGGAATTATGCGATATGGGCTTTTTATCCGAAGCACTTGAAGACAAAGGCTCCTATGTCCAATATAAATACGACGTGACGGATGAGGGCATGGAATTCCGCAATGCTGTCGGCGCTTCCATCCCGAAAAATCCCGAAGTCGCCGCTTTGCTCAATGCCCAAAGCGCGCGTTTCCTGGAACTGGCCTCGACGCTTTTATACTTCGGCCATCTAGAGCGCGGCGAACAAATCGCCAAATTACATAGCGTCAAAGGCAAGCTCAATTTCACCGAAGCTGAAATCGGAGAAGCTTACCGCTTTCTAGACGAACTCGAGCAATTGAAGCTTTCGTAA
- a CDS encoding HD domain-containing protein: protein MSYATQKLVEEKVFKDPVHRYIHVRDQVIWDLVNSKEFQRLRRIKQLGTSYLVFHGAEHSRFNHSLGVYEIVRRISDDVFHGRPEWDESERLTVLCAALLHDLGHGPFSHSFEKVFNVDHEEFTRAILTGDTEVNAILKKVSADFPAHVAEVIAKTYSNKQVVSLISSQIDADRMDYLQRDAYYTGVSYGHFDMERILRVMRPLDDQVVIKSSGMHAVEDYIMSRYQMYWQVYFHPVARSAEVILRKILQRAKELSESGYQFQQPPTHFLAFFDRSFTLADYLALDEGVLMTYFQLWMNERDPILADLCDRFVNRRLFQYVDFDPGTDYKKLGELSALFKKAGIDPEYYLIDDSTSDLPYDFYRPGEEEERLPIQLLMPNGDIKELSRLSQIVDAISGKRRTDYKLYFPAELLIDGKKKAVKQQILEMLREGGV from the coding sequence GTGAGCTACGCTACACAGAAATTAGTTGAAGAAAAAGTGTTCAAAGATCCGGTTCACCGGTATATCCACGTGCGCGACCAAGTGATTTGGGACCTCGTCAATTCAAAGGAATTCCAACGCCTGCGCCGCATCAAACAACTCGGGACATCCTACCTCGTCTTCCACGGGGCGGAGCATAGCCGCTTCAACCATTCGCTCGGCGTCTACGAAATCGTCCGGCGCATCTCGGACGATGTCTTCCACGGCCGCCCGGAATGGGATGAAAGCGAGCGCTTGACGGTCTTATGCGCAGCGCTTCTTCACGACCTCGGGCATGGGCCGTTTTCGCATTCATTTGAAAAAGTCTTCAATGTGGATCATGAGGAATTTACGCGCGCCATCTTGACAGGTGATACAGAAGTGAACGCCATCTTGAAAAAAGTATCCGCGGATTTTCCGGCACATGTAGCGGAAGTCATCGCCAAAACCTATTCCAATAAACAAGTCGTGTCGCTCATTTCCAGCCAGATCGATGCCGACCGGATGGATTATTTGCAGCGTGATGCCTATTATACCGGTGTGTCGTACGGCCACTTCGACATGGAACGCATCTTGCGCGTCATGCGGCCGCTCGATGACCAAGTCGTCATCAAGTCGAGCGGCATGCACGCGGTCGAGGACTACATCATGAGCCGCTACCAAATGTATTGGCAAGTGTATTTCCACCCAGTGGCGAGAAGCGCGGAAGTGATTTTGCGGAAGATCTTGCAGCGAGCCAAGGAATTGAGCGAAAGCGGTTATCAATTCCAGCAGCCGCCGACCCACTTTCTCGCCTTTTTCGACCGCAGCTTCACGCTCGCCGATTATCTGGCGCTCGATGAAGGGGTCTTGATGACCTACTTCCAGTTGTGGATGAACGAACGCGACCCGATCCTTGCCGACCTATGCGATCGCTTCGTCAATCGCCGCCTGTTCCAGTACGTCGATTTCGATCCGGGGACGGATTATAAGAAACTCGGGGAGCTTTCGGCTTTGTTCAAGAAAGCGGGCATCGATCCCGAATATTATTTGATCGACGACTCGACTTCCGATTTGCCCTATGATTTCTACCGGCCGGGGGAAGAGGAAGAACGGCTGCCGATCCAGCTATTGATGCCAAACGGCGATATCAAGGAACTCTCAAGGCTGTCGCAGATCGTCGACGCCATTTCCGGCAAGCGCCGTACCGATTATAAATTGTACTTTCCAGCGGAACTGCTCATCGACGGCAAGAAAAAAGCCGTCAAGCAGCAAATCCTGGAAATGCTAAGAGAAGGAGGGGTTTAG
- a CDS encoding lipoate--protein ligase family protein yields the protein MALFMEDKNWRFWDQSLSARKRSALESFAADDTLCELVGSQKSQPTVRTWVHDDTVVLGIQDHRLPHIDQAMEVLKSNGYQAIVRNSGGLAVVLDSGVLNISIVLSEKEGAIDIPQGYDMMVELVEALFPEAEIDAYEIVGSYCPGSYDLSIGGKKFAGISQRRIRRGIAVQVYLCIEGSGAERAEVIRDFYEAGKQGEETKFSYPEIQPDVMASLSELLGRDITVPEVVLDLHALLGSPAPMPLQENEFELYSFYLKRVLERNEKMLERTLE from the coding sequence ATGGCTTTATTTATGGAAGACAAAAACTGGCGCTTTTGGGACCAGTCGCTGAGTGCACGCAAGCGGTCAGCGCTCGAATCGTTCGCGGCGGATGATACGCTGTGCGAATTGGTCGGTTCACAGAAAAGCCAGCCGACAGTCCGGACCTGGGTGCACGATGACACGGTCGTGCTTGGCATACAGGACCATCGCTTGCCGCATATCGATCAGGCGATGGAGGTCCTGAAGAGCAACGGCTACCAGGCGATTGTCCGGAATTCCGGCGGCCTTGCCGTCGTTCTTGATTCCGGCGTGTTGAATATCTCCATCGTCCTGTCGGAAAAAGAAGGCGCCATCGACATTCCGCAAGGCTACGATATGATGGTCGAACTCGTCGAAGCCTTGTTCCCGGAAGCGGAAATCGACGCCTACGAAATCGTCGGTTCGTATTGCCCCGGAAGCTATGACCTGAGCATCGGCGGCAAGAAATTCGCCGGCATTTCCCAGCGGCGCATCCGCCGCGGCATCGCCGTGCAAGTATATTTGTGCATAGAGGGAAGCGGGGCGGAGCGGGCGGAAGTGATCCGTGATTTCTATGAAGCAGGCAAGCAAGGGGAAGAGACGAAGTTCAGCTACCCAGAGATCCAGCCGGACGTGATGGCGTCGCTCAGCGAATTGCTCGGCCGCGACATCACAGTTCCTGAAGTGGTGCTCGATTTGCATGCGCTGCTCGGTTCGCCGGCCCCGATGCCGCTTCAGGAAAATGAATTTGAACTGTACTCGTTTTATTTGAAGCGGGTGCTTGAACGCAATGAAAAAATGCTTGAACGGACGCTTGAATGA
- the hemQ gene encoding hydrogen peroxide-dependent heme synthase → MNEAAITLDGWYVLHDFRSMDWVAWKMLTDEERQFAIDEFNTFMEKVNQADENKTGAHALYSIIGQKADIMLMLLRETMDELRELETEYNKLTLIAYTVPTYSYVSVVELSNYLAGESNEDPYQNPHVRSRLYPELQRSQYICFYPMDKRREGNDNWYMLPMQERKDLMLSHGKIGRSYAGKVKQIISGSVGFDDYEWGVTLFAEDVLQFKKLVYEMRFDEVSARYGEFGSFYVGTILDKEKTVKFLEV, encoded by the coding sequence ATGAATGAAGCAGCAATCACATTAGACGGCTGGTACGTGCTCCATGACTTCCGTTCCATGGACTGGGTCGCTTGGAAAATGTTGACCGATGAAGAGCGTCAATTCGCGATTGACGAATTCAATACTTTCATGGAAAAAGTCAACCAAGCCGATGAAAACAAAACCGGTGCCCACGCCCTTTATTCCATCATCGGGCAAAAAGCTGATATCATGCTTATGCTTTTGCGTGAAACGATGGATGAATTGCGCGAGCTCGAAACCGAGTACAATAAATTGACTTTGATCGCCTATACCGTGCCGACCTATTCTTACGTTTCCGTTGTGGAATTGTCGAATTACCTGGCAGGCGAAAGCAACGAAGACCCATACCAAAACCCGCATGTCCGTTCGCGCCTGTACCCGGAACTCCAACGTTCCCAGTACATCTGCTTCTATCCGATGGACAAGCGCCGCGAAGGCAACGACAACTGGTACATGCTGCCGATGCAGGAGCGCAAAGATTTGATGCTGTCACACGGCAAAATCGGCCGCAGCTACGCAGGCAAGGTCAAGCAGATCATTTCCGGATCTGTCGGATTCGATGATTACGAGTGGGGCGTTACTTTATTTGCCGAAGACGTTCTCCAATTCAAGAAGCTTGTCTATGAAATGCGTTTCGACGAAGTCTCCGCCCGCTACGGCGAATTCGGCTCATTCTATGTCGGCACGATTCTCGACAAAGAAAAAACCGTGAAATTCCTCGAAGTCTAA
- a CDS encoding acyltransferase translates to MKQQAHIFDIHVMRAVGCLMVVLVHVSALYYVQRGEWEDVILFLNQASRFGTPIFAIVSGLLLFLQVKNKGFFFQRFFTSRLKKIVIPFLFWTAFYLFYLWLVFGANPLDGGIKRFLFEVAFGETYSHLYFISIVLQFYLVFPLLQLIKGKAAWMIALIASALIHVYAMKFMEPSQFGGLAGLIMEQRAFLPKWIFFFIFGGFLAYNWEAAKQWAYKWRVGLFVGILLILYFAAVEYEWGRYIGSNRVSNILNLPILILFIMAISEKIARNPLLHTLASKLGAMSMGVYLIHPFVINMLQRNLPEGVWTLSLFPVWYVAVMAITVGLIMLVQKLPFGRLVLTVPSVKKVKPVTDSGNKGLTEA, encoded by the coding sequence ATGAAACAGCAAGCTCATATTTTTGACATACATGTGATGCGGGCAGTCGGCTGCCTCATGGTCGTGCTTGTGCATGTATCCGCGCTATATTATGTCCAGCGCGGTGAATGGGAGGATGTCATTTTATTCCTCAACCAGGCGAGCCGTTTCGGCACACCGATCTTTGCCATCGTCAGCGGGCTCTTATTATTTTTACAGGTGAAGAATAAAGGGTTTTTCTTCCAGCGGTTCTTTACTTCGCGTTTGAAGAAAATCGTCATTCCCTTCCTGTTCTGGACGGCCTTTTATTTGTTTTACCTTTGGCTGGTTTTCGGGGCAAACCCGCTGGATGGGGGCATCAAGCGCTTTTTGTTCGAAGTGGCGTTTGGGGAGACATATTCTCACCTTTATTTCATTTCCATCGTGCTGCAATTCTATTTAGTTTTCCCTTTGCTGCAATTGATCAAGGGCAAAGCCGCTTGGATGATTGCATTGATAGCATCAGCCCTCATCCATGTTTACGCGATGAAGTTCATGGAACCGTCGCAATTCGGTGGGCTGGCCGGGCTCATAATGGAACAGCGCGCCTTTTTGCCCAAATGGATTTTCTTTTTCATCTTCGGCGGGTTTCTTGCCTATAACTGGGAAGCGGCGAAACAATGGGCGTATAAATGGAGAGTCGGCTTATTTGTCGGTATACTGTTAATCCTCTATTTCGCAGCAGTCGAATATGAATGGGGACGTTACATAGGGTCCAACCGGGTTTCCAATATCCTCAATTTGCCGATCCTTATTTTGTTCATCATGGCGATTTCTGAAAAAATTGCACGGAATCCGTTGCTGCACACCCTTGCATCCAAGCTGGGGGCCATGTCGATGGGCGTTTATTTAATCCATCCGTTCGTCATCAATATGCTGCAGCGCAATTTGCCCGAAGGCGTATGGACGCTTTCCCTGTTTCCGGTATGGTATGTAGCGGTGATGGCCATTACAGTCGGGCTCATCATGCTCGTCCAGAAATTGCCGTTCGGCCGCCTTGTATTGACGGTGCCTTCCGTCAAGAAAGTCAAGCCGGTCACAGACAGCGGCAATAAGGGCTTGACGGAAGCCTGA
- a CDS encoding DUF423 domain-containing protein: MKFFLIAGAVNGLLAVALGAFGAHMLEGRVADKYLDTWQTAVQYQMFHSIGLIAVAILMSSALIGPLGSLSWAGYLMLAGIVVFSGSLYVLSLTGISVLGAITPIGGVAFIAGWVMLIIAAMKTL; this comes from the coding sequence ATGAAATTTTTCTTGATCGCAGGAGCGGTTAATGGACTGCTGGCCGTCGCTTTAGGCGCTTTCGGGGCACATATGCTCGAAGGCCGAGTAGCGGATAAATATTTGGATACGTGGCAAACAGCAGTGCAATACCAGATGTTCCATTCAATCGGCTTGATCGCCGTCGCCATCTTGATGAGCTCGGCGCTCATCGGCCCGCTCGGTTCACTCAGTTGGGCCGGGTATTTGATGCTTGCCGGCATCGTGGTTTTCTCGGGAAGCCTTTATGTCCTGAGCTTGACGGGCATCAGCGTGCTTGGGGCCATCACGCCAATCGGCGGCGTCGCGTTTATCGCGGGATGGGTCATGCTCATCATCGCTGCCATGAAAACATTATAA
- a CDS encoding YwdI family protein, with product MGIETTRILDEIDKHTARAREGGPEKIRESLAAIRALCDLLLEDGSQAPKKPRAMPLAMAETVNRPQSVPSATRLQEEGANGDSLFEF from the coding sequence ATGGGCATCGAAACGACACGCATTTTAGATGAAATCGATAAGCATACGGCCCGTGCGCGGGAAGGCGGACCCGAAAAAATCCGGGAATCCCTTGCCGCAATCCGTGCTTTATGCGACCTGCTTCTCGAAGACGGCAGCCAAGCGCCAAAGAAACCGCGCGCCATGCCGCTTGCTATGGCGGAGACGGTGAACCGGCCACAGTCGGTTCCTTCAGCTACAAGGCTTCAGGAAGAAGGGGCGAACGGCGATTCGCTTTTTGAATTTTAA
- a CDS encoding uracil-DNA glycosylase has protein sequence MAKQIFSNDWQEILEEEFGKSYYRELREFLKEEYAKETVYPVKENIWNAFEHTAYQDVKAVILGQDPYHGPNQAHGLSFSVQPGIAHPPSLRNIFKELEDDIGCGKPVDGTLTKWSDQGVLMLNTVLTVRKGQAHSHQKKGWEQFTDEVIRKLSEREEPVIFILWGKPAQTKKRLIDTERHDIIEAPHPSPLSAHRGFFGSKPFSKVNKLLQSRGETPIDFCLD, from the coding sequence ATGGCAAAGCAAATTTTCAGCAATGACTGGCAAGAAATCCTGGAGGAAGAATTCGGTAAAAGCTATTACCGGGAATTGAGGGAGTTCTTAAAAGAAGAATATGCAAAAGAAACCGTCTACCCCGTAAAAGAGAATATCTGGAATGCTTTCGAACATACAGCTTATCAAGACGTCAAGGCGGTCATACTGGGACAAGACCCTTACCACGGCCCAAATCAAGCGCATGGCTTGAGCTTTTCCGTCCAGCCGGGCATCGCCCATCCGCCAAGCCTGCGCAATATCTTCAAGGAGCTAGAAGACGACATCGGCTGCGGGAAACCGGTGGATGGCACTTTGACGAAATGGTCAGACCAAGGCGTCCTTATGCTTAACACCGTGTTGACGGTGAGAAAAGGGCAAGCACATTCACACCAGAAAAAGGGGTGGGAGCAGTTCACGGATGAAGTGATCCGGAAATTATCGGAACGCGAAGAACCGGTCATCTTCATTTTATGGGGCAAGCCGGCACAGACGAAAAAACGGCTGATCGATACCGAACGCCATGATATCATCGAAGCACCTCATCCGAGCCCGCTTAGTGCGCATCGCGGATTTTTCGGCAGCAAGCCGTTCTCAAAAGTGAACAAGCTGTTACAATCGCGTGGCGAAACGCCGATCGATTTCTGCCTGGACTGA